The Carassius carassius chromosome 28, fCarCar2.1, whole genome shotgun sequence region TGGTAACTCTTTACTTGAAggctttatatataatgcattataaaactattttttatgcattaattatGTATTGTTATGCACATTATCAAGCATTGAACGATCTGATTTATAATTCTACCTAATACACCATTACACCATTGacaatataatgcattaaaatacataACATGAGAATCTAACGCATTTAAACTTTGGTTAcagttatttatgaaaatatataatatgtaaatgtaatgtaaaagtattacatttacaaaaatgtgcAGTATAGAATGGAGCACACTGCATTGggaatcccacaatgcaatgtatATTCTGTAGCTTAAACTCCTATTTCAGTGAATGAAACAGAGACGACATCTATTTCATCTTATTTTTTGGTTTTCTAAACTGCCAAAATTAAGATGTTTGAAAATGCTAAATAATCTAAATGAGCAAGATTATATCATATGACGATGTTCTTTATTGGTATTGATGGTGAAGAACCTTCAACATCCATGAAACTTTCTATAAGCTTTTCTAtaggagaaaaaaaagttatttagattAAGAAAATGGTTCTCTGAAgaactgtttactgaaaggttcCCTGGGGAAACAAAAATGGTTCctttatggcatcactgtgaaaactcCCTTTTGGAAGCTTTATTTCAGTGCACTATGCTAGTACTCTGCAATCTCAGAGACAGGAAACTGCCCTGAAATCATCTTCTCATTAGTGTCAGCGATACAACAATGACTGAAACAATTCTGGAAGATGAAACCCTGGTGCCGCACCAGGAATCCaaataaaacagctgttttaaagtgGACGCACTGAGACTCTCACTTCCTTCTGTTTCTCACTGTCTtcctaacacatacacacacactcacatacaatgGCAGTGAAGTACATCTGAATAGCCCGGGTGACTAATTCCTGTGCATTTCAGTGTTCTGCACTGTCTATTCTGGGCTGTTAGGATAGAGTGTGTGAATCATAGTCGTTGTGGTAATTGCTTTGTCTTCCCCCACCCCGCTCCATTCTGATTGGTTAATGAGGCTCCTTAAATGCACCAACTTGTTCGTTCAGTAGAAGAGACAGCTGAGCTCAGAGGGGGACGTCAGATGGCATTTTCTGTCCTTAAATTTAATCAGCCATTGCCATTTAGGAAAAAATAACGGGCAATGTTTGTTGGCTCCATATATTTAGTTGCTCACTGCATCATTAGGTATTTAAACCACTAATGAAGCGAGGATGTTTTCATTTGTACAGTACAGCAATGGGGCACATTACTGTTCCCAAGGGTCAAAATGTGTGTTATGCTGCTTAGAGTCTTAatgatttagtgtgtgtgtgtttgcaaaagCTACATTCTGCAGCCTGGCAATTATATGTTCTTTTTTATTGTACTGAAAATCTGTTGGGTTTTTTCAAACTGTTTTTCAACCATCAGGTGtttactctcattctgacagcatcaATTCacggcagaggatccattgctgagcaagtgacaTAATATTACATTTCTACTAATCtgctctgataaagaaacaaactcatccacatcttggatggtctaagggtgaatgcattttcaattttcatttttgggtgaactgctccTTAAAGTGTAATGTGAAACTATGTTATGAATACTGCAACTTAATGCTTTAACACAAAATGTTGTGTAACTAATGCATAAAATGGTAACTGTATCCTACTATAAAAGAGCAAAATGTTTAAGCAAAGTGCTGAATCTTTAATGTACAGTGCTCAAAACAGTTAAtcttaaatgttaaataagtcaGAAGTGAAAGGAGTAAATCCTCACTAGCATGTATTTCTGTTGTTTTGCTGATAAAGCGGTTATAAACTCCCCACAGAAGAGTGTAACTCATGACTCTAAATTTTCACTTCACTAAAGATCGGTCTCCAAGGGATCGCATGTTTCTAATGCAGTGATAAGCCTACTGTGGAGACACATTTGTTGAAAACATCCTTTAAATTTCAAATGCAACATAACACAGCATTTGCAATGCACTCTAatgtattaatgtttatttaaacatgaTTGTTGATTTTGTAGCATATGTAGGCTACATTGTCCTGACTGAGTAACTGTCTCAAAGTAATGTGTGCATGACCAAATAGCCTAATGCTTGTCGGTTCTTGTGATGAATGGGTTTGTGATcaatgcatgtactgtatgtgattGAGTTAATGCATGTTTGTCATAAGAGTTAAGCATAATGATTGTGTGTGATAGAATCAAATGTGCATGTTTGCATGACGAATGTGTTTTTCTCGGTGTGATTGTATTACTTCTGCGCGCTCACTGGCATGTCATGTGACTCGTGTCATATGATCATCGCTGTATAAGTTCAGTTGCACCCGGCAGGTCAACAGTCAGTTTCAGTGCCGCAGGTGGAGGGAAGGACGAAAGGGACACGCGTTTGTATCTTTGCGTCAGGTCAGCGATCACTCCCGTTATATATCACTGTCTGTCCGCTGGCTAGCCGTTGTAAGGATGCGCGCGCTCGCCGTTATTGTTTTGTTGGCGTTCGTCGGCGGGTCTGCGGCCGACACTCCGGCCAACTGCACCTATGAGGACCTGCTGGGCACCTGGATCTTCAGCGTTTATAATGTGGGTCAAGACCGAACCATCGACTGCTCCAGCACAGGTCAGACCAGATCAGACCATCACAACAATCTGAATCAGTGCACTTTTGTCTTCTACACGGAAGTTCAGTTTTACTTTCGGTTTCATGCTGAGGTCTTCAACTGAACGTCGGTgcctcatttaaaatataatagacCTAATTCTAGGTGTTATACTAAACTGATGCGTTAAGGATGGCACAAAGATgtactttttttgctttttggatACTCTTATACTGTGATAGTACCATGAGGACACAATGATTAGCATTGCTATTATACCTGTTTGTTTACCATAGTATTTCCAATTCAAGTCAAAAAACACTAGTCAAAGTAGTATTTTGTTGGTGTCAGTCCATTAGAGCATATTTTTTCCTAATTAACCTTTATATCAACAATGCTCTCTGAGAGTAAAACAGTAAACTtgattatttttgataaatacCTTTATATACTGTTTCCGTTTCCCATTGTATATGTTGGGTGTGTTTTAAAACTTCGTAAACTGCCCAGAAATGTTGTCTATGAAGGCATAAAAGGTGCATCTGAACATTCAAAAGCACATGATAGGCAGCTTTGTTAGAgactagtggtggaaattatgattctttcaagagattcgttcattttcagctcgttcaccaaaatgattcgttcagaatcgttcaatgattcgttcagtgatcatttcttcgtagaacacaaaatatgccagcaggtggcaaaaaagactgtattatgtgttatgtcttaagtcaacgaacgtattcagtTGTTACAaaaatctggctttattaaaatgtgtgcataattgcattcaatatataaagtctaattaagttgttcagatgaacaaagcacgaggtttcttgcctaattagcattttaattgtttggtcaaacagtttgtatattatatattcccattcataaattggggattaaacgtggagttctggatgctaaatatcaaaacaagcgtatgtgtacagtacctataactgcgcttttcattttgcgagattgacatggcagactaacccagtttactcACATTCATTTctttcacgaacgagataagctatgtaccagttcattttattcacaatcgacatgtatccgttcattcatctcgttcgtgaacgacatgtctaccagttcagtcatttcgttcacgaacgataagatctctagatctcgttcagactcgtATGATAgtgccgcgctgctgtggagggaggaacttcagtgaacgagaaatgagtcagtggattgcgtgaacgagaacgattcgttcacctaaaatattcgttcaaaaagaacgaatcgttcacgaacgacacatcactgtTAGAGACTGGTCTTGTTGTCGATTACGTTTCCCTCAGTGGACGAAGTTCTCAGAGTAATATGACGCCTTGCGCTCTACTTTTTTGTCCTCAATGTTGGCTTTAACATAGTGAACTGCCTTcatagtagggctgtgcaaaaaaatcgaatgcgattttcatgcacatctcatcagtaaagacgcttctgtaattagaagtatatctccagcacgtgcgttcggatcagggttgccaggtttttttacaacaaatcctgcccagttgcttctcaaaactagcccaatcgcgcttccaggaggttccccgataaaaattgcttcccggggatacaatataagttttttagcagggttgccttggtaaaattggCATTTTAGGtcctaaatatcacgttatttgaaTTGGGATCGCTTCGACCTGCGGACAtggaaaaacaaccacagacttggcaacactggttggcatttactacaacgagccgtaattcactgacaatctacacaaaatcgatgttaaaatcgcaggcgattctttgtcgattttgaaaactattttgtgttagttgtcggtagactacggctctgtgtagtaatacaatacaaataacatgatatttagcccctaaaatgcgaattttaccaaggcaacccttccaaaaaacgtattttttaaccccgggaagcaatttttatcggggaacctcctggaaacgcgattgggctagttttggactagttttaagaagcaactgggcaggatttgttgtgaaaacctggcaaccctgatctgaacgcacgtgctggagatatacttctaattacaggagcatctttactgatgagatgcgcatggaaatcgcattcaattttttgcacagccctacttcaTAGGCAGCATTTGTGGGCATCAGGTGCATCTGAACATTTAAAGGCACATAATGGACATAATGCCATATATAGACAAGTACTGAATTACAGCCGCTGTGTTTGCAGATCACCAAAGTTACTTCCTTAAGTTACTAAATTGAACTGTTTAACTTTTAAACAGGAAAGCCAGTGAACACGGTGACCGTGGACCTGCAGAAGTTGTCTGTAGCTGTGGATGATCTCGGTCACACTGGCTTCTTCACTCTCATCTATAACCAGGGCTTTGAAGTGGTGATCAATGACTACAAATGGTTTGGGTTTTTCAAGGTAAGCATGACTAGACACTTTAGTCACAGCTCATGACTGATCAGATGACTGTGGTTTCACAACAGAAGGGAAATTCTGACATCAgctcttttgtgtttcactgatCTTTATTGTACTGGTGTCTAGCTCAATAAATGTGGGATAATTTTACACAtgcaatccatttttttttttttaagtgactaGTGTTTGAGATcctgtgtatttttttaaaggggggggggctttttatgtaattttagtacttaaacttattaCAGTAGTTTCCAAGGAAACTTTTTAAACAAGTGTTTtaatctaccaaaaaaaaaaaaaatattttagttaaccATGACAACACTGTGttcaaacaataaatcaacaaaatATAAAGACTTTGTCTTTCTTATACATATTTATGAACAATTTTAGTATTAGACTTTTTGTGAAATTTTTGCATATCCCTATTATTAAAAGGATCACATAATGTTGTTTGGGAATCACATAAAATGCTTAAATCTATTCATaatgtattttaacattaaatattgtGCTTTAACAGAAACATTATTGCATTgagtattcatatttttttgtctgtgtgtgtctagtaTTCTCAGCAGGGTTCAGAGGTCACCAGTTATTGCGATCAGACGCTGCCCGGTTGGGTTCATGATGTTTTGGGGAACAACTGGGGCTGTTTCACTGGGAAGAAAGTCCAGCCCATCCCACCCCGGATTGACCACAGTATAATGCTTGAATTCCAACACAAACTGTAAGTGTGTCAGCAGTTTGTTTCTCACTTGTGACTCAATTGACTTAATCTTTAAACTTTATCTTGATAAGATCTCATGCGATTTCATCAACCTTGAGTGATTTATGCATTTACTGGGTTTTATGATAACAAACATTTATCTCTAGGCTCATGAAGCTGCCATACACAAACAACATGGGGTTTGTGGAGCAAATAAACTCTGTTCAGAAGTCTTGGAAAGCAACAACATACAGTCTCCATGAGACCCTCACCATACAGGAGATGCTGAGAAGATCAGGAGGACATGCCTCTCGTATACCACGGTATGCTCATTTTAACTCCTGCAGCCAGggcttttgtgaaaaataaacaaCTGATGCCTTTAAAATGGAGTTATTGGAGTTCATAAATGTCTGGTGTGATATAGTTGGAAGCATTTAACAGTAAACGTAGTGAACTGCATAGGTGGCGAGTCTTCTGCAGAATATTGTGTACTGAATATTAAGAGTAGCAGCATTTCATTTGGAGGATAAAATTATAGGATTGTCATCTGCAATTTTATgttggtttctctctctctctcgcgctctctctctctctcgctctttctctctttcacagaCGTGTCAGGCCTGTGATGGTTTCTGCAGACAGTAAGATGGCAGCCGGTCTTCCAGAACACTGGGACTGGAGAGACGTGAATGGACTCAGTTATGTCAGCCCTGTCCGCaaccaaggtgtgtgtgtgttaagagaGCGAGCATAAGAGGAAATGCTGCAATCAAATGGTTGCTTCAGTCTGTCCGGTATTGCTCCGAGTTGTGCAAGTGATGTATATCAGAAACCTCTTGGTGTTGTTTACCATCTGCAGTTGAGTCCTGGGAATAGCTTTAATATGCTGCTATTGATTGATTCTTTTTCACTGTGATCCGGGAAGTGTATATTCATGAATGATGTAGCTGTTCTTACTATAGAACTGAGCCTGATAAATGGTGCTGGAAACACTGTCAGGAAATTACAGGCTTTTTAATTAGTCTGTGTTtggctattgtttatttttacacaaaCCTCCCCAACAAACCTAATACAGTACTTTGTTTGCTTGTATAAGTGTGTAATGATAATTGTGAAAAGGCTTCTGGAGAGGAGTGTAtggatattaaatattgaaacttataatatttacaatttaaaatgtacataagcAATAGTGGGGAATTTTTCAGATTCCTTTTAAACAATTTTTGCTTTTGATATTATAATTtagtgatttattttaatttggcttttttatatttttagttttaatttcatcCAGAGTAGCTCGTTCCTTTCAGAGCCTGATGGTGTCTCACTTTTGTTAAGAGCTCCTTTCTATGCTCTGGACACATTCAAGGAGGAATGAGAGGATTAAAGGATATTTCTTTAaatcaacactgtaaaaaatgcaaCCGCTCATTTTTCAAGTTTACGAAACCTTCTGAGTATCAAACACTAAAAAATGCTATTGAAACTACATAAAAATGTGTCAAACCAACAAAAATGATCCCAAATGTTGCCCCAACTAGTCAAACTCAGTTGTCTGAACAAAGAATTTCATATTGTTGAGATGTTAAGGCTATgtgagttcccagcatgcattgcaacatgaataaattatgcagtaaattttatagcattattattttaattattgttttatcagcATTGTTAGTTATTTGTTGTACTGTGACGTAAAGAgctcttttttttatcatttgttgGTTGTCACCGTTCTTGAGGTTTGTGTGTCTGGTTTTGAGTTCTGAGTACGTTCAGCCATTCCTGAGATAATGGTAGTCTTGTATGTtgtcttaaaaacaaaaataatgttgtCTGCTTATTAATGAAACCTTTTTCTTGTTTCATTTGTAAACAAACTTGATATTGTGCTGAGTTTTTAAACCTTCATTTTATGGAAAATGAATTACCTCAGTGacagtaattgtattttttagcTGCTGTGACGAGTTTTTCTTTTAGCAAATAAGATGAACAATATTGCATGAACAACATTTACATTGGTTCAAAAAGTCAAAGTATTCtcaacagtttattttttttaagagtgaaggAAATTAGGATGTAAATTTGAAAATTTTAATCTTTAAATGATTTCCTCTTTCTTCCTCAAGCTCAATGTGGCAGCTGTTACTCTTTTGCCACTATGGGAATGCTTGAAGCTCGAGTCCGAATCCAGACAAACAACACGCAGCAGCCGGTGTTCAGTCCACAGCAAGTGGTGTCCTGCTCCCAGTATTCTCAAGGTAACCACATGTGTTGCTCTACTGAGGCAATGTTTAATGTGACCAGTATCTGTGCTGAACTTCACAGGGCCTGTCTGCGTATTAACAGTTATAAAACCGTGAATGGTCGCTTTTCCAGTACCCTCGGGATTATGGTTACACAATCCGATTCAGATCAGAATGGGTTCTTTGCGTAAATGTTTCACTTTGGTTTCCTCATTCATTAATggggttttttttatgtattggtGGTGATAATAGTGACATTTTGTTATATACAGTAATTTATAGTATATTATAAAATTGTTGCTaccaatgtttatatatatatatatatatatgtatatgcatgctgttgtttttaatatgatggcttttatttttattatagttcTAAAACTGCTGCTACTAAAAAATGAATTATAATTGTTCTGATCCAAGCTGCAAGTTATTCTAATTGgtttaattttatacatttataatacttttgttttatatacaattacattaaaaaatatttaattacaaattatgtaGATTATGATTATAAACAATTGTCATTCCCAGTGTTATTTTTGTCGaaacagttttaattttatttagtccCCCCTACACCGCTTTATTGTTATacaaattttaacttttttttataaatgtctatgtagttgttgtttatttcagttttagttattttaatacttttggttattttagaaaataagaaGTGTTGCCTTAGGAACTAACTAGTTTTATTATaatcttattttagtttttttttttttttttttttggtgctttaATAACCCTGGTTCTTCTCCTCTTTTCCACACCATAcatgttttaattaattgaata contains the following coding sequences:
- the LOC132107571 gene encoding dipeptidyl peptidase 1-like encodes the protein SSLYKFSCTRQVNSQFQCRRWREGRKGHAFVSLRQVSDHSRYISLSVRWLAVVRMRALAVIVLLAFVGGSAADTPANCTYEDLLGTWIFSVYNVGQDRTIDCSSTGKPVNTVTVDLQKLSVAVDDLGHTGFFTLIYNQGFEVVINDYKWFGFFKYSQQGSEVTSYCDQTLPGWVHDVLGNNWGCFTGKKVQPIPPRIDHSIMLEFQHKLLMKLPYTNNMGFVEQINSVQKSWKATTYSLHETLTIQEMLRRSGGHASRIPRRVRPVMVSADSKMAAGLPEHWDWRDVNGLSYVSPVRNQAQCGSCYSFATMGMLEARVRIQTNNTQQPVFSPQQVVSCSQYSQGCDGGFPYLIGKYIQDFGIVEEDCFPYTGDDSPCKVPEKCTRYYASDYHYVGGFYGGCSEAAMMLELVRNGPMGVALEVYPDFMNYKEGIYHHTGLRDSVNPFELTNHAVLLVGYGKCHKTGEKYWIVKNSWGTGWGENGFFRIRRGTDECAIESIAVATTPIAKL